A window of the Nocardia sp. NBC_01329 genome harbors these coding sequences:
- a CDS encoding ABC transporter permease, which yields MSAPAVARPDLFADVAHRRVSSFAQWRALTGRVVWTMFTKGEMIAAIVMPLVFTVGFYLPLRYVMQFQGIDYAQFVMPIVVLQTMAFTMMSNAQLAAGEALTGFSTRLQTMPVGLLVPLTSRIAAGLVRSIISIAAALIYGHVIGFEFTAGWGQTVGFCAFAVAVGTVLAIGADGLGSLTKSPASLSQALTLPTLIFGMMSCGFVPEAGFPEWVRPFVRNQPITQFAYALRDMAGDGVTWEVLRVGLFWLVGAAVVFTPFGVWASVRRA from the coding sequence GTGAGCGCTCCCGCGGTGGCGCGCCCCGACTTGTTCGCGGACGTCGCGCACCGGCGGGTGTCCTCGTTCGCGCAATGGCGGGCGCTGACCGGTCGCGTCGTCTGGACCATGTTCACCAAGGGCGAGATGATCGCCGCGATCGTGATGCCGCTCGTCTTCACCGTCGGTTTCTACCTACCGCTGCGCTATGTGATGCAGTTCCAGGGCATCGACTACGCGCAGTTCGTGATGCCGATCGTGGTGTTGCAGACCATGGCGTTCACCATGATGTCCAATGCGCAGCTCGCCGCCGGCGAAGCACTCACCGGATTCAGCACCCGATTGCAGACGATGCCCGTCGGCCTGCTGGTGCCGTTGACCTCGCGGATCGCGGCGGGCCTGGTGCGCTCGATCATCTCCATCGCCGCGGCTCTGATCTACGGCCATGTCATCGGTTTCGAATTCACCGCGGGATGGGGTCAGACGGTGGGATTCTGCGCCTTCGCGGTCGCCGTCGGAACGGTGCTCGCGATCGGCGCGGACGGGCTGGGCAGTCTGACCAAGAGCCCGGCCTCGCTGAGTCAGGCGCTCACCCTGCCGACGTTGATCTTCGGCATGATGTCGTGCGGTTTCGTGCCCGAGGCCGGATTCCCCGAATGGGTCCGCCCGTTCGTCCGCAACCAGCCCATCACCCAGTTCGCCTACGCACTGCGCGATATGGCCGGTGACGGCGTGACCTGGGAGGTGCTTCGAGTGGGGTTGTTCTGGCTCGTCGGGGCGGCCGTGGTGTTCACACCGTTCGGAGTCTGGGCGAGTGTGAGGCGGGCATGA
- a CDS encoding hotdog fold domain-containing protein yields the protein MTNETGTYRGWRKLPDNPFGHGLFSLSMVARVPYFATVLPRVVRLEPGRCEVKAPKWFGVHNHLGTFHAIAACNLAEIAMGMLSEATVPTTHRWIPKAMQVQYLTKATTGLRAVAELTTVPDFATITEGQDLTVPVSIYDKTGKEVVHADITTWVTPKN from the coding sequence ATGACGAACGAGACCGGCACCTACCGCGGCTGGCGAAAATTGCCGGACAACCCCTTCGGCCACGGCCTGTTCTCCCTGTCGATGGTCGCCCGGGTGCCGTACTTCGCCACGGTCCTGCCCCGGGTGGTCCGGCTGGAACCCGGCCGGTGCGAGGTCAAGGCCCCGAAATGGTTCGGCGTGCACAACCACCTGGGCACCTTCCACGCCATCGCGGCCTGCAACCTCGCGGAGATCGCGATGGGGATGTTGAGCGAGGCGACAGTCCCCACCACCCATCGCTGGATCCCCAAGGCGATGCAGGTGCAATACCTGACAAAAGCAACCACAGGCCTGCGGGCGGTCGCGGAACTGACGACGGTCCCGGACTTCGCCACGATCACCGAAGGACAGGACCTCACGGTCCCCGTTTCGATCTACGACAAAACCGGCAAGGAAGTAGTACACGCGGACATCACAACCTGGGTCACCCCGAAGAACTGA
- a CDS encoding ATP-binding cassette domain-containing protein, translating into MPSSNEAGTTAGENAPPIRSVDSRPPGRDISKSGTGGAPGAPGFALTNGSGAAGTASTDAVLVENITKSFGDVHALRGVSFSAARGTVLGILGPNGAGKTTGVKVLSTLLRPDSGNAVVAGHDIRKDPAGVRRSIMMTGQYAALDENLSGRENLELFGRLMGLGKSAARGRADTLLAEFDLVASGRRPVRQYSGGMRRRVDIACGLVVRPEVVFLDEPTTGLDPRSRQGVWDLVSALKEQGITVLLTTQYLEEADVLSDNIIVIDKGTVIAEGTADELKEKTGGSYCEVVPLDPTQLGRAAAALGDLVPPAHAIDLGGSERLSIPAPDGAATLTEALRRLDAADIALADIALRRPSLDDVFLSITGRTGGADKPGAPA; encoded by the coding sequence ATGCCGAGTTCGAACGAAGCTGGAACAACCGCCGGCGAGAATGCCCCGCCGATTCGTTCGGTGGATTCCCGCCCGCCCGGCCGGGACATATCGAAATCCGGGACCGGCGGCGCACCGGGGGCTCCCGGGTTCGCCCTCACCAACGGCTCCGGTGCCGCCGGTACCGCTTCCACCGACGCGGTGCTGGTCGAAAACATCACCAAATCGTTCGGTGACGTGCACGCCCTGCGCGGGGTGAGTTTCTCGGCCGCCCGCGGCACCGTGCTCGGAATCCTCGGACCCAACGGCGCGGGCAAGACCACCGGCGTGAAGGTCCTCTCCACTCTGTTGCGGCCCGATTCGGGAAACGCCGTCGTGGCCGGTCACGATATTCGCAAGGATCCGGCCGGGGTGCGCCGGTCGATCATGATGACCGGTCAGTACGCCGCCCTCGACGAGAATCTCTCGGGCCGGGAGAACCTGGAACTCTTCGGCCGGCTGATGGGTCTGGGCAAATCGGCGGCCCGCGGACGGGCGGATACGCTGCTCGCCGAATTCGACCTCGTGGCCTCCGGCCGGCGTCCGGTCCGGCAGTATTCCGGCGGTATGCGGCGGCGGGTGGATATCGCCTGTGGTCTGGTGGTCCGGCCGGAGGTGGTGTTCCTCGACGAACCGACCACCGGTCTCGACCCCCGCAGCCGCCAGGGCGTATGGGATCTGGTGAGTGCGTTGAAAGAGCAGGGCATCACCGTGCTGCTCACCACCCAGTACCTCGAAGAAGCCGATGTGTTGTCCGACAACATCATCGTGATCGACAAGGGCACGGTGATCGCCGAGGGCACCGCCGACGAACTCAAGGAGAAGACCGGCGGCAGTTACTGCGAAGTCGTGCCGCTGGATCCGACCCAGCTGGGCCGGGCCGCCGCCGCGCTGGGGGATCTGGTTCCGCCCGCCCACGCGATCGACCTGGGCGGTTCCGAGCGACTGTCCATTCCGGCCCCGGACGGCGCCGCGACCCTGACCGAGGCTTTGCGGCGCTTGGATGCCGCCGATATCGCGCTGGCCGATATCGCGCTGCGCCGACCTTCGCTCGACGATGTGTTCCTGTCCATCACCGGGCGTACCGGCGGCGCCGATAAGCCGGGGGCTCCCGCGTGA
- the rplC gene encoding 50S ribosomal protein L3, which yields MTDNKNQRTAGSDAKSRPAAGILGTKLGMTQVFDDKNRVVPVTVVKAGPNVVTQIRTVERDGYSAVQVAFGAIDPRKVNKPESGQFAKAGVTPRRHVAEIRIADASTFEVGQEISAEAFEEGAYVDVTGTSKGKGFAGTMKRHGFSGQGASHGAQAVHRRPGSIGGCATPGRVFKGMRMSGRMGNDRVTTQNLSVHKVDAENGLLLIKGAIPGRKGGVVIVKSAVKGGAHA from the coding sequence ATGACTGACAACAAGAATCAGCGGACGGCCGGCAGCGATGCCAAGAGCCGGCCTGCGGCCGGCATCCTGGGCACCAAACTGGGCATGACCCAGGTGTTCGACGACAAGAACCGGGTCGTCCCGGTCACCGTCGTCAAGGCCGGACCGAATGTGGTCACCCAGATCCGCACCGTCGAGCGCGACGGCTACAGCGCCGTACAGGTCGCCTTCGGTGCCATCGACCCCCGCAAGGTGAACAAGCCGGAGTCCGGTCAGTTCGCCAAAGCTGGTGTCACCCCGCGCCGGCACGTCGCGGAGATCCGCATCGCCGACGCGTCGACCTTCGAGGTCGGCCAGGAGATCTCGGCGGAGGCCTTCGAAGAGGGCGCCTACGTCGATGTGACCGGCACCAGCAAGGGCAAGGGCTTCGCGGGCACCATGAAGCGTCACGGCTTCAGTGGCCAGGGCGCCTCCCACGGTGCGCAGGCTGTGCACCGTCGCCCGGGTTCCATCGGTGGCTGCGCCACCCCCGGCCGCGTGTTCAAGGGCATGCGCATGTCGGGCCGGATGGGTAACGACCGCGTCACCACGCAGAACCTGTCGGTTCACAAGGTGGACGCCGAGAACGGCCTGCTGCTGATCAAGGGTGCGATCCCGGGTCGCAAGGGCGGCGTCGTGATCGTCAAGAGCGCCGTGAAGGGTGGTGCGCACGCATGA
- a CDS encoding aldehyde dehydrogenase family protein, which yields MADTAQPEVAARSGGSGRPSVLTSHDPRTGEVVGSYPVAGPSDLERAVHTARTVENWWSTAGFGTRRRLLLEWKRVIARRSAQLVEILREETGKPEAEAAIEVMLAVENLDWAARNADRALGRRPLASNWLTRNQRASVGYLPLGVIGVLGPWQNPVFTPMGSIAYAMAAGNTVVFKPHEVTSGTGLWLADTWHEVIPDRPVLAAVTGDDSTAAALCRSGVDKIAYAGPEAEGREVISLCAQTMTPVVVENSGKGAMIVHVDAKLDDAADAAVFGSMANAGQNATGVQRAYVAASVYEQFLGLVVDRARALKPGADRRSSYGPMILESQTEVVRKQVRDALARGGRAVVGGLDSIREPYIEPIVLVDVPEESIAITEEGIGPVLIVNKVRDLDDAVTRINDAGRGIAVSVFTRDIAEVEVYAERLRAGVVTVNTATTYASIPALPFGGIGEYGQGHSHGIHGLREFSRTLSIARNRYGEPLGLSSFNRNGRRLRLARTVFRFRHG from the coding sequence ATGGCCGATACCGCGCAGCCCGAGGTGGCGGCGCGTTCGGGAGGATCCGGCCGACCGAGCGTGCTCACATCCCACGACCCCCGGACCGGTGAGGTCGTGGGCAGTTATCCCGTCGCCGGACCCAGCGATCTGGAACGCGCGGTCCACACCGCGCGAACGGTCGAGAACTGGTGGTCGACCGCGGGTTTCGGAACCCGCAGACGGCTTCTGCTGGAGTGGAAACGCGTGATAGCGCGCCGCTCCGCGCAATTGGTGGAGATCCTGCGCGAGGAGACCGGTAAACCCGAGGCCGAGGCCGCGATCGAGGTCATGCTCGCCGTGGAGAACCTGGACTGGGCGGCCCGCAACGCGGACCGGGCGCTGGGCAGGCGTCCACTGGCCTCCAACTGGCTGACCCGTAATCAGCGGGCCTCGGTCGGCTATCTGCCGTTGGGGGTGATCGGCGTGCTGGGCCCCTGGCAGAACCCGGTTTTCACGCCGATGGGTTCGATCGCCTACGCCATGGCCGCGGGTAACACGGTGGTTTTCAAACCGCACGAGGTGACCAGCGGTACCGGACTGTGGCTGGCCGACACCTGGCACGAGGTCATCCCGGACCGGCCCGTCCTCGCGGCGGTCACCGGCGACGATTCCACCGCGGCCGCGCTGTGCCGGTCCGGCGTCGACAAAATCGCCTACGCGGGGCCGGAAGCCGAAGGCCGCGAGGTGATCTCGCTGTGTGCTCAGACCATGACCCCCGTGGTGGTCGAGAACTCCGGTAAGGGCGCGATGATCGTGCACGTCGACGCGAAACTCGACGACGCCGCGGATGCCGCGGTGTTCGGGTCGATGGCCAACGCGGGCCAGAACGCGACCGGCGTCCAGCGGGCCTATGTCGCGGCCTCGGTCTACGAGCAGTTCCTCGGCCTGGTGGTCGACCGGGCACGCGCACTCAAACCCGGCGCGGACCGGCGCTCGTCCTACGGGCCGATGATCCTGGAATCACAGACCGAGGTGGTGCGCAAACAGGTCCGTGACGCCCTGGCGCGCGGCGGGCGCGCGGTGGTCGGCGGACTGGATTCGATTCGCGAACCGTATATCGAGCCGATCGTGCTGGTCGATGTGCCGGAAGAGAGTATCGCCATCACCGAGGAGGGCATCGGTCCGGTCCTGATCGTGAACAAGGTGCGCGATCTCGACGACGCGGTGACCCGGATCAACGACGCCGGGCGCGGTATCGCGGTATCGGTGTTCACCCGCGATATCGCCGAGGTCGAGGTCTATGCCGAACGGCTGCGGGCCGGGGTGGTCACCGTCAATACGGCCACCACCTACGCCAGCATCCCGGCCCTGCCGTTCGGCGGGATCGGCGAATACGGTCAGGGACACAGCCACGGCATACACGGTCTACGCGAATTCAGCCGGACCCTGTCGATCGCGCGCAACCGTTACGGGGAACCGCTGGGCCTGTCCAGCTTCAACCGGAACGGCCGCCGACTCCGCCTGGCACGCACGGTGTTCCGATTCCGGCACGGCTGA
- a CDS encoding TetR/AcrR family transcriptional regulator, which produces MVADSSRVDPVRVRPADRGNGQGGRRRPKDRKVQIMRAAARAFSERGYYPVGVDEIAAEVGISGPALYRHFANKYALLVAAAEEGARQLLEAARAADEPGASPDDRLDALIRAVAEHTIEIRREAGLYRWEGRYLEQPDRARIRTLYNEINSTFAAPIEELRPGAPPEDIALLAAAVLSVIGSISAHRTALSSAKLLPLLRDMAWSILRAELPPAPGTDEPNNVARGLPVTSKREQLLTEAIRIFGRRGYHEASIEEIGAAVGINASSVYRYFSSKSDLLAAAFHRTGDRLAFAITEALAEASGRADAVDKIADRYVRLSFTMPEIMPVYYAEFPNLPPAEQHKLRAIQRQNVHEWANLLDCDQIEARFRVHSAIGQVIDVGRLIRFDSRPRHMARVHALMMAVLLGSSNV; this is translated from the coding sequence ATGGTCGCGGATAGCAGCCGGGTGGACCCGGTGCGCGTGCGTCCGGCCGACCGTGGCAACGGCCAGGGCGGGCGGCGCCGCCCCAAGGACCGCAAGGTGCAGATCATGCGTGCCGCGGCCCGGGCTTTCAGCGAACGTGGCTACTATCCGGTCGGCGTGGACGAGATCGCCGCCGAGGTCGGGATCTCGGGTCCCGCACTGTACCGCCATTTCGCCAACAAGTACGCCCTGTTGGTCGCCGCGGCAGAGGAAGGCGCGCGGCAGCTGCTCGAAGCCGCGCGCGCCGCGGACGAGCCCGGGGCGAGTCCGGACGACCGCCTCGACGCCCTCATCCGGGCCGTCGCCGAGCACACCATCGAGATCCGGCGCGAGGCCGGTCTGTACCGGTGGGAGGGTCGCTATCTCGAGCAGCCCGATCGCGCCCGGATCCGCACTCTGTACAACGAGATCAACAGCACCTTCGCCGCGCCGATCGAAGAACTGCGCCCCGGCGCTCCGCCCGAGGACATCGCTCTGCTGGCTGCCGCCGTGCTGAGTGTGATCGGCAGTATCTCGGCACATCGCACCGCACTGTCCAGCGCCAAACTTCTTCCACTGCTACGCGATATGGCCTGGTCGATCCTGCGCGCCGAGCTGCCGCCCGCACCCGGGACCGATGAACCGAACAATGTCGCGCGCGGGCTGCCGGTGACCTCCAAACGTGAACAGCTGCTCACCGAGGCGATCCGGATCTTCGGCCGCCGGGGCTACCACGAGGCCAGTATCGAGGAGATCGGGGCGGCCGTCGGGATCAATGCCTCCAGCGTCTACCGGTACTTCAGCAGCAAATCCGACCTGCTGGCCGCCGCTTTCCACCGCACCGGCGACCGGCTGGCGTTCGCTATCACCGAGGCGCTGGCCGAGGCGAGCGGGCGCGCCGACGCGGTCGACAAGATCGCCGACCGTTACGTCCGGCTCAGCTTCACCATGCCGGAGATCATGCCGGTGTACTACGCGGAATTCCCGAATCTGCCCCCGGCCGAACAGCACAAACTCCGTGCGATCCAGCGGCAGAACGTACACGAATGGGCCAACCTGCTCGACTGTGACCAGATCGAGGCCCGCTTCCGGGTGCATTCGGCGATCGGCCAGGTCATCGATGTGGGCCGGTTGATCCGCTTCGACTCCCGGCCTCGGCACATGGCCCGGGTGCACGCCCTCATGATGGCCGTGCTGCTCGGATCTTCGAACGTCTGA
- a CDS encoding ABC transporter permease: protein MSVIERTAGTDGPPVDLAALDLPRVTARSERSPVVWAVHSSIQCKRLLTAWLRDPATTIQTIVYPALTLVMFWIVLDDSISGFTGKPAIYGTVPMITLVAAMTGAVVSALGFKVEKATGLLGRFWTMPIHRAAGLTGRLFAEAIRIMITTIIIVAVGFGLGFRFDQGLWAALGLFGIPILFGMAFAVFITALATFTEGPLLVQLVGIVTNLLLFFNSGFVPVFAYPSWLRSTVENQPMSCAIEVMKGLSYGGPVAEPLGDTLLWVVGTVLVFGYPAIRGYRKAAENSG, encoded by the coding sequence ATGAGCGTTATCGAACGAACCGCGGGGACCGATGGGCCGCCGGTGGATCTCGCCGCGCTCGACCTGCCGCGGGTCACCGCCCGGTCCGAGCGGTCGCCGGTGGTGTGGGCGGTGCACAGCTCCATCCAGTGCAAACGCCTGCTGACGGCCTGGCTGCGCGATCCGGCTACCACCATTCAGACCATCGTGTACCCGGCACTCACCCTGGTGATGTTCTGGATCGTGCTCGACGATTCCATCTCCGGTTTCACGGGTAAACCCGCCATCTACGGCACAGTTCCGATGATCACTCTGGTAGCGGCGATGACGGGCGCGGTGGTCAGCGCCCTGGGTTTCAAGGTCGAGAAGGCCACCGGTCTGCTCGGCCGGTTCTGGACGATGCCGATCCACCGTGCTGCCGGCTTGACCGGCCGGCTGTTCGCGGAGGCGATCCGGATCATGATCACCACGATCATCATCGTCGCCGTGGGCTTCGGTCTGGGATTCCGCTTCGATCAGGGGCTGTGGGCCGCGCTCGGCCTCTTCGGGATCCCGATCCTGTTCGGCATGGCGTTCGCGGTGTTCATCACCGCGCTGGCGACCTTCACCGAGGGTCCGCTGCTGGTCCAGCTGGTCGGGATCGTCACGAACCTGCTGCTGTTCTTCAACTCCGGGTTCGTCCCGGTGTTCGCCTACCCGAGCTGGTTGCGGTCGACAGTCGAGAACCAGCCGATGAGCTGCGCCATCGAGGTGATGAAGGGGCTGTCCTACGGCGGTCCGGTCGCCGAACCACTCGGCGACACCCTGCTCTGGGTGGTCGGGACCGTCCTGGTGTTCGGCTATCCCGCGATCCGTGGCTACCGGAAAGCCGCCGAGAACAGCGGCTGA
- the rpsJ gene encoding 30S ribosomal protein S10, producing the protein MAGQKIRIRLKAYDHEAIDASARKIVETVTRTGARVVGPVPLPTEKNVYCVIRSPHKYKDSREHFEMRTHKRLIDILDPTPKTVDALMRIDLPASVDVNIQ; encoded by the coding sequence GTGGCGGGACAGAAGATCCGCATCAGGCTCAAGGCCTATGACCACGAGGCGATCGATGCGTCTGCGCGCAAGATCGTCGAAACGGTGACCCGCACCGGGGCCCGGGTCGTCGGGCCGGTGCCGTTGCCGACCGAGAAGAACGTGTACTGCGTCATCCGTTCGCCGCACAAGTACAAGGACTCGCGCGAGCACTTCGAGATGCGTACGCACAAGCGGCTTATCGACATCCTCGACCCGACGCCGAAGACGGTGGATGCGCTCATGCGCATCGACCTGCCGGCCAGCGTCGACGTCAATATCCAGTGA
- a CDS encoding lycopene cyclase family protein encodes MAESAVGEFDICVVGLGPSGRVLAYRSVVAGLRVAAVDPRPGRLWPPTFSCWVDELPDWLPHSVIASRIPAPVVWTTSEIKIERPYCVLSKPLLRDALPLDDARVYAGRATRVDAREVGLADGTVIRAAVVVDARGMPAPGDRRAASAHGIFVNAETAAPMVGDGEGLLLDWRPENGAGPDEPPSFLYSVPLGDGTVIFEETSLGLRGGMPQHELRKRTLARLAAHGIELTGEEPSEAAHYPLDTPPPKNGVGRAVPYGSRGGMMHPCTGYSVADSFASADTAVTAILAGEDPIAALWPWQARLTYWMRMRGLWGLGRLTTEQSIAMFDSFFSASPRGQRALLSAHDDYAALGAVLFNTVSRTWPFRWRYDLVGWTNRDRWVGYPFEPATSGTRSAGSRK; translated from the coding sequence ATGGCAGAGAGCGCGGTCGGTGAGTTCGATATCTGTGTCGTCGGGCTGGGCCCCTCCGGGCGGGTGCTCGCCTACCGGTCCGTGGTGGCCGGGCTGCGCGTCGCCGCCGTAGATCCCCGCCCCGGCCGGCTGTGGCCGCCGACCTTTTCCTGTTGGGTCGATGAACTCCCGGACTGGTTGCCGCACAGTGTGATCGCGAGCCGGATTCCCGCGCCGGTTGTCTGGACGACCTCCGAGATCAAGATCGAACGCCCCTACTGTGTGCTGTCGAAACCGCTGCTGCGGGACGCGCTGCCGCTGGATGACGCCCGGGTGTACGCGGGGCGCGCGACCCGGGTGGACGCGCGCGAGGTCGGGCTGGCCGACGGCACCGTGATCCGAGCGGCGGTGGTGGTCGATGCGCGCGGAATGCCGGCGCCCGGCGATCGCCGCGCGGCCAGTGCGCACGGGATCTTCGTGAACGCCGAGACCGCCGCGCCGATGGTCGGTGACGGTGAAGGACTGCTGCTGGATTGGCGGCCGGAGAACGGGGCCGGACCCGATGAGCCGCCGTCGTTCCTGTACTCGGTGCCACTCGGCGACGGCACCGTGATCTTCGAGGAGACCAGCCTCGGGTTGCGGGGCGGGATGCCGCAGCACGAACTCCGCAAACGCACCCTCGCGCGGCTGGCAGCGCACGGTATCGAATTGACCGGCGAGGAGCCGAGCGAGGCCGCGCACTATCCGCTGGACACCCCGCCCCCGAAGAACGGCGTCGGGCGGGCGGTGCCCTACGGGTCCCGGGGCGGGATGATGCATCCCTGCACCGGCTACAGCGTCGCCGATTCGTTCGCGTCCGCCGATACCGCGGTCACCGCGATCCTGGCCGGAGAAGACCCGATCGCCGCGCTGTGGCCGTGGCAGGCCCGCCTCACCTACTGGATGCGGATGCGCGGCCTGTGGGGGCTGGGCCGGCTCACCACCGAACAGTCCATCGCCATGTTCGACTCCTTCTTCTCCGCGTCACCGCGCGGGCAGCGCGCGCTGCTGTCGGCCCATGACGACTACGCGGCGCTGGGAGCAGTGCTGTTCAACACCGTCTCCCGCACCTGGCCGTTCCGCTGGCGTTACGACCTGGTCGGCTGGACCAATCGCGACCGCTGGGTCGGCTACCCGTTCGAACCGGCTACTTCCGGGACCCGATCCGCCGGATCCCGCAAGTAG
- the rplD gene encoding 50S ribosomal protein L4, translated as MSSSAVSTKKASTEKESAVLTVPVKELGGKTNGTVDLPAEIFDVTANIALMHQVVVAQQAAARQGTHSTKTRGEVRGGGKKPYRQKGTGRARQGSTRAPQFAGGGIVHGPKPRDYSQRTPKKMIQAALRGALSDRARNERIHVISELVAGQDPSTKTAKTFLSELSDRKKFLLVVGRDDVAAWKSARNLEYVHTIAPDQLNTYDVLDSDEVVFSVEALNAFVHGPAEAAQEESK; from the coding sequence ATGAGCAGCTCCGCTGTGAGTACGAAAAAGGCGAGTACCGAGAAGGAATCCGCCGTCCTCACCGTGCCGGTGAAGGAACTGGGTGGTAAGACCAACGGCACCGTCGATCTCCCCGCCGAGATCTTCGACGTGACCGCCAATATCGCGCTGATGCACCAGGTGGTCGTGGCCCAGCAGGCCGCCGCTCGCCAGGGCACGCATTCCACCAAGACCCGCGGTGAAGTCCGCGGCGGTGGTAAGAAGCCGTACCGGCAGAAGGGCACCGGCCGCGCCCGCCAGGGATCGACCCGCGCCCCGCAGTTCGCCGGTGGTGGCATCGTGCACGGCCCCAAGCCGCGCGACTACAGCCAGCGCACCCCCAAGAAGATGATCCAGGCCGCCCTGCGTGGTGCGCTGTCGGATCGGGCGCGTAACGAGCGGATCCACGTGATCAGCGAACTCGTCGCGGGCCAGGACCCCTCGACCAAGACCGCGAAGACCTTCCTGTCCGAGCTCTCGGATCGTAAGAAGTTCCTCCTGGTCGTCGGCCGCGACGACGTCGCCGCCTGGAAGAGTGCCCGCAACCTGGAATACGTGCACACCATCGCACCGGACCAGCTGAACACCTACGACGTTCTGGACAGCGACGAAGTCGTGTTCAGCGTCGAGGCGCTCAACGCCTTCGTGCACGGCCCGGCAGAGGCTGCACAGGAGGAGAGCAAGTGA
- a CDS encoding enoyl-CoA hydratase-related protein — MVDTDSPIPSPAPPPATQPTGFSAVQDGRVLRVTLTKPERKNALDYDSLVALGDTFLAAAADKAVRVVVLTGAGGDFCTGADLAAGAEEGARGITPDQVMDAANRLVRAIVDLPIPVIVRLRGATAGVGVGIALAADLVYAEADSYLLLAFINIGLMPDGGAAALVAAAAGRPLAARMALLGERLPAPAAHAEGLFTEVLANTAELDAAVEAAAEKISHGPRRALELTKKALNRATLAALDSALADEKAGQVELLQSPDFFEGAGAMLGKRKAVFTE, encoded by the coding sequence ATGGTCGACACAGATTCCCCCATACCTTCCCCCGCACCTCCCCCCGCAACACAGCCGACCGGTTTCTCCGCCGTGCAGGACGGCCGGGTACTGCGGGTCACCCTCACCAAGCCCGAACGCAAGAACGCGCTCGACTACGACTCCCTGGTGGCGTTGGGCGATACCTTCCTCGCCGCGGCAGCGGACAAAGCCGTGCGGGTGGTCGTGCTCACCGGTGCGGGTGGCGATTTCTGCACCGGCGCCGACCTCGCGGCCGGCGCCGAGGAAGGTGCCCGCGGTATCACCCCCGACCAGGTGATGGATGCCGCGAACCGGCTCGTCCGCGCCATCGTGGACCTCCCGATACCGGTGATCGTCCGACTACGCGGCGCGACCGCCGGGGTGGGTGTCGGTATCGCGCTGGCCGCCGATCTGGTCTACGCCGAAGCCGACTCCTACCTGCTGCTGGCCTTCATCAATATCGGCCTGATGCCCGACGGCGGAGCCGCCGCCCTGGTCGCCGCGGCGGCCGGTCGCCCGCTGGCGGCTCGGATGGCGCTGCTCGGTGAACGCCTGCCCGCCCCCGCGGCGCATGCCGAGGGGCTGTTCACCGAGGTCCTGGCGAACACAGCGGAACTGGATGCCGCTGTCGAGGCCGCCGCCGAGAAGATCTCGCACGGTCCACGCCGCGCCCTCGAACTCACCAAGAAGGCGCTCAACCGGGCCACCCTGGCCGCGCTGGACTCGGCGCTGGCCGACGAGAAGGCCGGACAGGTCGAGCTGCTGCAATCCCCCGACTTCTTCGAGGGCGCCGGCGCCATGCTCGGCAAACGCAAAGCGGTCTTCACGGAATAG